In Phaeobacter gallaeciensis DSM 26640, a genomic segment contains:
- a CDS encoding YaiI/YqxD family protein, with product MALYIDADACPVKAEAERVATRHKVTMYVVSNGGLRPSQNPLVETVIVSEGADVADMWIAERCGAGDVVVTGDIPLAAKCIEAGARVLRHNGERFTEANIGQQLAMRDLMADLRAANPLGAGGSGKGFTKADRSRFLDALEREVRAAQNS from the coding sequence ATGGCACTCTATATCGACGCCGATGCCTGCCCGGTCAAAGCCGAGGCAGAGCGCGTCGCAACCCGCCATAAGGTCACCATGTACGTGGTCTCCAATGGCGGGCTACGCCCGTCACAGAACCCGCTGGTGGAGACGGTGATCGTGTCAGAAGGTGCCGACGTGGCAGACATGTGGATCGCTGAACGCTGTGGCGCGGGCGATGTGGTGGTCACCGGTGACATCCCGCTGGCCGCAAAATGTATCGAGGCTGGCGCCCGTGTGCTGCGCCACAATGGCGAACGCTTCACTGAAGCCAACATCGGCCAGCAACTGGCGATGCGTGATCTGATGGCAGACCTGCGCGCCGCCAATCCGCTTGGCGCAGGCGGCAGCGGCAAGGGGTTTACCAAGGCGGATCGCTCCCGATTTCTGGATGCGCTGGAACGCGAGGTCCGCGCCGCGCAAAACAGCTGA
- a CDS encoding DMT family transporter, which produces MTQQPASLSLFGVFAAIGAAVCFSIIDVIFKFLSGDYPLYQVVMLRSVVAMVVLLVLIVPLEGGYAILRTRQPRLHLLRSLAVLFANLCFFTGLAIMPMAEAVAIAFATPLVVTSLSVLFLKERVGPWRWMAVAVGFAGILIIMRPGPGTFQPAAILPFLGACGYATLHVLTRRAGGADKAATLSFYPTLGFLLVSTLVGLTTGDGRFASSDNAGVQFILRAWIWPAPQDWILFLIVGLAGSIGGYLVSQAYRQCEAGLVAPFEYIAMPMAVIWGVLVFDEWPDGPVWIGSTLIIGAGLVSVWRETRRSRPAPRPRPRSTG; this is translated from the coding sequence GTGACGCAGCAACCGGCCAGCCTATCGCTGTTTGGCGTCTTTGCCGCGATTGGGGCCGCTGTCTGCTTTTCCATCATAGACGTCATCTTCAAGTTTCTGTCAGGGGACTACCCGCTCTATCAGGTGGTGATGCTGCGCTCCGTGGTGGCAATGGTTGTTTTGCTGGTGCTGATCGTCCCGCTGGAGGGCGGCTACGCTATCCTGCGGACGCGTCAACCGCGCCTGCATTTGCTGCGTAGCCTCGCAGTGCTGTTTGCCAACCTCTGTTTCTTCACCGGTCTTGCGATCATGCCAATGGCTGAGGCGGTGGCCATCGCCTTTGCCACGCCACTGGTGGTGACCAGCCTGTCGGTTTTGTTCCTGAAAGAACGGGTCGGCCCCTGGCGTTGGATGGCGGTTGCCGTTGGATTTGCCGGCATCCTGATCATCATGCGCCCCGGTCCCGGCACCTTTCAGCCCGCTGCGATCCTGCCGTTTCTGGGGGCCTGCGGCTACGCCACGCTGCATGTCCTGACCCGACGTGCGGGCGGCGCGGACAAGGCGGCAACGCTCTCCTTTTATCCCACGTTGGGCTTCTTGCTGGTGAGCACCCTCGTGGGGCTGACAACCGGCGACGGGCGCTTTGCCAGTTCTGACAACGCCGGGGTACAGTTCATTCTGCGCGCCTGGATTTGGCCTGCGCCGCAGGACTGGATCCTGTTCCTGATCGTGGGACTGGCGGGGTCGATCGGGGGCTACCTCGTCAGCCAGGCCTATCGCCAATGCGAGGCCGGTCTCGTCGCCCCATTCGAATATATCGCCATGCCAATGGCCGTGATCTGGGGGGTATTGGTATTTGACGAATGGCCCGACGGGCCGGTCTGGATCGGATCAACCTTGATCATTGGCGCCGGGCTTGTTTCAGTCTGGCGCGAAACCCGCCGCAGTCGCCCGGCACCACGCCCGCGACCGCGCTCCACCGGATAG